A segment of the Neoarius graeffei isolate fNeoGra1 chromosome 5, fNeoGra1.pri, whole genome shotgun sequence genome:
GTCGTGATGCATGATAGTACAAACAAATCAAACATCATTCACAAGTTGTGAAAAACAGCACTCTGAAAAACAATCATTACTTGAAACCCAACATTAGTGAAGACAAATTTAAAACTATATGCCTCCAAGACAGTGAGTCAGAATGAGTCCTTGTCTATTAATCGCTTTTGCCCAGGTCTTTCCCAGCCATGTTGAATGCGTTCCAGTCTCTTGCTGAAACAGGGCATAGCCAACACAGCCTTGAGCAGTAACACCACACCTGGGAGGAAGGTGGCCAGTATAAATGATGGTGGTGTGTACCATATATACTGCTTCACCTCCACCCACTTCCTCCATCCATACACCAGAGCGTGAGCCGTGCACAAAAACAGGGCTGCATGTCCCAGAGTTCTCTACAGAAACATGGAGAAAGCCTCTGCAAAATCAACATGTGGAGCAAATCTTTATAACATCTATCATGGCTATGGAATCCAAACATACGATGATGTACGATTAGGTCATTTCTGAGAGGAAACTGTCAAAGACCATAAAACTGAAGCATCATATTTCAGTGCTTATCTGGATTCTCTGTTTCTCACCTACCTGGACACACTGAAACTCTCTCCAGTTTAGTGTGTTCATAACCGAGGGCAGGGAGGAGACGGCCACCAAAGCCAGAATTCCCAGTCCCAGGATTCCTAGTGAAATGTAGATCTCCATCCTCCAGACATCATCCTCTACCCATGAGTTCTCATTCTTCTGTTGCACCTATCACATAAGCACATGGGTGCTAGAGAATAGATGTTATTTGGCTAAATTAAAGTTACCAAACTTGTAACAAAATTCAGGTATAAATTAGTTAAATTCTTTATATAGATTGTGTGGCACCATAAACAGAAGTCAGTGAATAGAAGTGCCATGTGTTATAAAACTTCCATAATCTGTAGTTAATCTTTCTAAAGTTAGTTTTCAATCTAGTCTTTTGAAAGCAAATAAACAAAAGCCAAACGACGACATGAGGCACATCTGAAATGGCTGTGCCTCAGTCAACCATTACTGCGCTGTTATATTTGATTAGTGATTAAGTCTATGAATAAAAAGGAAACCAGGTTACTGAACTCAGAATTAATTGCAGTACATCCTAAtgagtgcggcacggtggtgtagtggttagcactgtcgccttacagcaagaaggtccgggttcgagccccgtggccggcgaaggcctttctgtgtggagtttcctctgggtgctccggtttcccccacagtccaaagacatgcaggttaggttaactggtgactctaaattgaccgtaggtgtgaatgtgagtgtgaatggttgtctgtgtctatgtgtcagccctgtgatgacctggcgacttgtccagggtgtaccccgcctttcgcccgtagtcagctgggataggctccagcttgcctgcgaccctgtagaacaggataaagcggctagagataatgagatgagatgagtggtgGTGACATCCTAATGAATACATAAGTTAGCGGCTGCACATCTTTTCAGCGCTAGTGCTGCCGTTGTTCATGACTATTAAACATTCGAGACATATCTGAAACACTCCGAAATATTTGCTCGTTTGAGAGTACTTTTAAGACTGAAGATTTTTTTGTGCATTGCTCCCATTCTTAGGCCTAATTAAAGGAGTaaacttcctgatttttttggcaCTTAAGACAGGAATCTCTCTGAGTGGCTTTATACAGACTAGTTCTGGTCTTGCATGTGAAATGCAGGAAGATAATATAAATGTGCCATGGTAAGAATGTTAAGTATCTAATAACAATGTTCTTTTCATATGAAAAGGATTTAAACTTAATATCCTTGCTCACCTGCTGGTAGGCCCAGTTGAGGAGTTTGTATCTGTAAGAGCGTCTCATTGGGTAGCTCAGGCTGTAAATGGCATGTAGGCAGGCCAGGAAGAAGGCCAGCAGACCCAACTGTTTCCTCACACCCATCCAATTTTCCAGCCAAACTGGGAAAGAGCTGTATTTAGTGCCTGACAAGGAAGAGTAAAAGTATTAATTTGATGCCAACTAGTTTGG
Coding sequences within it:
- the LOC132886910 gene encoding metalloreductase STEAP1-like produces the protein MERRPHDLGELTAHHDESLQPSEVEPQIQLNQKEPEEGEMEAEEMLSSTNPHPLLPAYALEEFEFPVHLHEMPLFPKWRLPLKLMAVFLTVAFVYTFLRDVLQPYVSQSKNDFYKIPILLLNKVLPWTSITLLALVYLPGGLAALLQIYRGTKYSSFPVWLENWMGVRKQLGLLAFFLACLHAIYSLSYPMRRSYRYKLLNWAYQQVQQKNENSWVEDDVWRMEIYISLGILGLGILALVAVSSLPSVMNTLNWREFQCVQRTLGHAALFLCTAHALVYGWRKWVEVKQYIWYTPPSFILATFLPGVVLLLKAVLAMPCFSKRLERIQHGWERPGQKRLIDKDSF